One window of the Shimwellia blattae DSM 4481 = NBRC 105725 genome contains the following:
- a CDS encoding RpoE-regulated lipoprotein has protein sequence MKSLRLMMLIAPLALSGCSTLSNAHWAPWNWFGSSLTVSEQGVGALTASTPLTQDGIAGAIGSDYHLRSGMKMADGSVVRYFEALKNNQLALVIEGDKGQLSRVVVLDKTIPTESGVTLGTPFHELYSKAFGACEKASGDDEALVACKAPDSQHITYLFGGQWRGPQGLMPSDDTLKNWTLNKIVWRR, from the coding sequence ATGAAAAGCCTGCGTCTTATGATGCTTATCGCGCCGCTGGCGTTAAGTGGGTGTTCCACGCTCTCAAATGCGCACTGGGCTCCCTGGAACTGGTTCGGCTCATCGCTGACGGTGAGCGAGCAGGGGGTAGGGGCGTTAACCGCATCCACCCCGCTGACACAGGACGGCATCGCCGGGGCGATTGGCAGCGACTACCATCTGCGTAGTGGCATGAAAATGGCGGACGGCAGCGTCGTGCGCTATTTCGAGGCGCTGAAAAATAACCAGCTGGCGCTGGTGATTGAAGGTGACAAGGGGCAGCTTTCCCGGGTGGTGGTACTGGATAAAACCATCCCCACCGAGAGCGGCGTGACCCTGGGAACACCGTTTCACGAACTTTACAGCAAAGCCTTTGGCGCCTGTGAAAAAGCCAGCGGCGATGACGAGGCGCTGGTGGCCTGTAAAGCCCCGGACAGCCAGCATATTACCTATCTGTTTGGCGGACAGTGGCGCGGGCCTCAGGGGTTAATGCCCTCGGACGATACGCTAAAAAACTGGACGCTTAATAAAATCGTCTGGCGGCGGTAA